The Carassius gibelio isolate Cgi1373 ecotype wild population from Czech Republic chromosome B12, carGib1.2-hapl.c, whole genome shotgun sequence genome has a segment encoding these proteins:
- the LOC127969310 gene encoding uncharacterized protein LOC127969310, translating to MYLIVEFEGEGTTGPAAKSWYADGYSWWPPYKDLDRLLKSVRTMEAPQPEKGWTRHRARILHESASFQNVANNWKKASYTSDINSEPEIAGKRIPKKKTSTDHIYSSDEEAAEPPIKKRKAANKTSVPPAPKPPAIPKLKKKGPIVQPQVSQSRAVNALSNSCVNQQQRDTEDQQQTWCESLPSFQAPLRMSQPDHDGDSWCVAHPNTQEHTFAVLRPSGDHQGRGQTPVGISQADHHSDSWSAHPPDTQEHTFTVLRPSGDYQGRTQTPAGISQADHHSDSWSAHPPDTQEQTFSVLRPSGAHQGRTLTPVGVFQVDHHGDGWSAHPPNTQGTSCGRQENPVLSTVTNQCTSVERAILETLEKMDMKINHLTSLVQSLVGNRRIVPQMQMAEEEEGGVFPLASIADLDRLEQRLADRGFMQRMVNRLSISGGPSMKKTVWRICSKVFSTDVARQLNWCGRGDKRGIRKSQIGALLIASAMRNPVLLSPTEADAEKFIKDFLRLAPGRI from the exons atgtacctaaTTGTGGAGTTTGAGGGAGAAGGGACGACTGGACCAGCTGCCAAGTCCTGGTATGCAGATGGCTACTCCTGGTGGCCACCATATAAAGATCTTGACAGGTTGCTGAAGAGTGTTCGGACAATGGAGGCACCACAGCCAGAAAAAGGGTGGACCCGACATAGAGCAAGAATCCTGCACGAGTCTG CATCTTTTCAGAATGTAGCCAACAATTGGAAGAAGGCCAGCTATACTTCTGACATAAACTCAGAACCTGAAATTGCTGGAAAAAGGATTCCCAA AAAGAAAACAAGTACAGATCATATATACTCATCAGATGAAGAGGCAGCAGAACcacccattaaaaaaagaaaagctgcaaACAAAACAAGTGTTCCACCTGCACCAAAACCTCCAGCCAttccaaaactaaaaaaaaaag GTCCTATTGTGCAACCTCAGGTTTCACAGAGCAGAGCAGTAAACGCTCTCAGCAACT CATGCGTCAATCAGCAACAAAGGGACACGGAAGACCAACAACAGACCTGGTGTGAGAGTCTCCCCAGCTTCCAAG CTCCACTGCGTATGTCTCAGCCAGACCATGACGGAGACAGCTGGTGTGTTGCTCACCCTAACACACAAG AGCACACGTTTGCTGTCCTGAGACCCTCAGGGGACCACCAAGGAAGAGGCCAAA CTCCAGTGGGCATCTCTCAGGCGGACCATCATAGCGACAGCTGGAGTGCTCATCCACCTGACACACAAG AGCACACCTTTACTGTCTTGAGACCCTCAGGTGACTACCAAGGAAGAACACAGA CTCCAGCGGGCATCTCTCAGGCAGACCATCATAGCGACAGCTGGAGTGCTCATCCACCTGACACACAAG AGCAAACCTTTTCTGTCCTGAGACCCTCAGGGGCACACCAAGGAAGAACACTGA CTCCAGTGGGCGTCTTTCAGGTAGACCATCATGGAGACGGCTGGAGTGCTCATCCACCTAACACACAAG GTACTTCTTGTGGGAGACAGGAAAATCCAGTCTTGAGTACTGTAACAAATCAATGTACAT CTGTAGAAAGGGCAATTCTGGAAACACTAGAGAAAATGGACATGAAGATCAACCATCTGACTTCACTGGTCCAGTCTCTAGTGGGGAACAGGCGTATTGTACCCCAAATGCAGATGGCTGAAGAGGAAGAGGGTGGTGTCTTTCCTCTAGCATCTATTGCAGACCTAGATAGGCTGGAACAAAGACTGGCAGACAGAGGGTTTATGCAGAGAATG gtgaacagATTATCCATCAGTGGCGGGCCGAGCATGAAGAAAACCGTATGGAGGATTTGCTCCAAGGTGTTCTCCACTGACGTCGCCCGGCAGTTGAACTGGTGCGGGAGGGGAGACAAAAGAGGGATCCGAAAATCACAAATCGGAGCACTCCTAATAG CTTCAGCTATGAGGAACCCCGTCCTTCTGTCTCCAACCGAAGCAGACGCGGAAAAATTTATAAAAGATTTCCTACGCTTGGCCCCAGGGaggatttaa